In a genomic window of Vigna angularis cultivar LongXiaoDou No.4 chromosome 6, ASM1680809v1, whole genome shotgun sequence:
- the LOC108343253 gene encoding uncharacterized protein LOC108343253 isoform X2 — protein sequence MDTKFETIEARITSMLPQLQSECGILQRIVYKNKNQHRRSSYFQRLLKVRRDLKLLQSANLEELVTSCLHVIKGDKPRQKVILLESLKRRKCDGEKHNFMERLLGAARLLAEMVEPILKAASEVSVLFAQSFFMGFSLTIMALLARLRVLVQQILLDVVSLFNMVSSLSITKQSTKITLNGIEVFRDFYPLSDDYITLDCVWNSDKFILHERMHKRKNESQAEDSNEHASVQTSNVNYNSIDSFLGDDQLEGVEAVAAKEDLCHVDNMNTDLSTDSSQFDTKMTVYREEGENEDTTKTSINESSQQAVLHTSSRSSTNDKLHSMPKKVAFVSIKDLTLTRPTS from the exons ATGGATACCAAATTTGAAACAATTGAGGCTAGAATAACATCTATGCTTCCCCAACTCCAATCTGAGTGTGGCATTCTACAGAGAATAGTGTACAAAAATAAGAACCAGCACCGACGCTCTTCCTATTTCCAGCGTCTTTTGAAG GTGAGAAGGGATTTAAAACTCCTGCAATCAGCAAACTTGGAGGAGCTTGTAACATCATGCCTCCATGTTATCAAAGGAGATAAACCAAGGCAGAAAGTTATTCTTTTAGAGAG CTTAAAAAGGAGAAAATGTGATGGTGAAAAGCACAATTTTATGGAGCGATTGTTAGGAGCTGCACGCTTATTAGCTGAG ATGGTTGAACCAATACTCAAGGCTGCTTC TGAGGTATCGGTATTGTTTGCACAATCCTTTTTTATGGGATTTTCTCTTACAATAATGGCTTTGCTTGCACGTCTTCGAGTCTTGGTTCAACAA ATATTACTTGATGTTGTTTCATTGTTCAACATGGTTTCTTCTCTCTCTATAACCAAACAGTCAACAAAAATAACTCTTAATGGAATTGAG GTTTTTAGAGATTTCTATCCTCTTAGTGATGATTATATTACATTAGATTGTGTTTGGAATTCAGACAAGTTTATATTACACGAGAGGAtgcataaaaggaaaaatgaaagtCAAGCCGAGGACTCTAATGAACATGCCTCTGTCCAAACTTCAAATGTGAATTATAATAGTATTGACTCTTTTCTCGGGG ATGATCAGCTTGAGGGAGTGGAAGCTGTTGCTGCCAAAGAAGATCTCTGTCATGTAGATAATATGAATACTGATTTGTCGACTGACTCATCACAATTTGACACTAAGATGACTGTGTACCGTGAGGAAGGAGAAAATGAAGACACCACAAAAACCTCCATCAACGAATCTTCACAGCAAGCTGTTTTGCATACATCATCAAGGTCTTCTACCAATGATAAACTCCATTCTATGCCAAAGAAGGTGGCATTTGTCTCCATCAAGGATCTTACATTAACTCGACCCACATCTTAG
- the LOC108342683 gene encoding uncharacterized protein LOC108342683 translates to MAAIDNNSNVLISPKEEECETPPTKTTHSRTSDGPIAANPISIYIPDHHPVDCHDMVDMPTNKGKENPKVSTDETMPETQSATQNSSSKRGRRPKPTPEWIGNWDVDSKKRPHSDRFDKTYRHKEEGFLCRSLLECERYEKHGIRPKHRRVKKQEKEERSKKSKTQTKEMVLYNDKNKEAETEEAIVAKRREEAESMRGIVEEFLAEAHYNQLHMFNNP, encoded by the exons ATGGCTGCCATTGACAACAATTCAAATGTTCTCATTTCCCCAAAGGAG GAGGAATGCGAAACACCTCCAACAAAGACTACTCATTCAAGAACAAGTGATGGACCTATTGCTGCAAACCCAATATCAATTTACATTCCTGATCACCATCCTGTGGACTGCCATGATATGGTTGACATGCCAACAAATAAg GGAAAAGAAAATCCAAAAGTCTCCACTGATGAAACAATG CCTGAAACTCAATCTGCAACTCAAAATTCAAGTTCAAAGAGAGGAAGACGCCCTAAGCCAACACCTGAATGGATTGGAAATTGGGATGTTGATAGCAAAAAACGACCACATAGTGACAGGTTTGATAAG ACTTATCGTCATAAGGAAGAAGGGTTTTTGTGTCGATCTTTGCTAGAGTGTGAGAGATATGAGAAGCATGGTATTCGTCCTAAGCATCGCAGAgtgaaaaaacaagaaaaagaagaacgtAGCAAAAAATCTAAAACTCAAACCAAA GAAATGGTCCTGTATAACGACAAGAACAAAGAAGCAGAAACTGAG GAAGCGATTGTTGctaaaagaagagaagaagcaGAAAGTATGAGAGggattgttgaagagtttcttgcAGAAGCTCATTACAATCAGCTTCACATGTTCAACAACCCTTGA
- the LOC108343253 gene encoding uncharacterized protein LOC108343253 isoform X1, with product MINSSEAEEMDTMDTKFETIEARITSMLPQLQSECGILQRIVYKNKNQHRRSSYFQRLLKVRRDLKLLQSANLEELVTSCLHVIKGDKPRQKVILLESLKRRKCDGEKHNFMERLLGAARLLAEMVEPILKAASEVSVLFAQSFFMGFSLTIMALLARLRVLVQQILLDVVSLFNMVSSLSITKQSTKITLNGIEVFRDFYPLSDDYITLDCVWNSDKFILHERMHKRKNESQAEDSNEHASVQTSNVNYNSIDSFLGDDQLEGVEAVAAKEDLCHVDNMNTDLSTDSSQFDTKMTVYREEGENEDTTKTSINESSQQAVLHTSSRSSTNDKLHSMPKKVAFVSIKDLTLTRPTS from the exons ATGATAAACTCAAGCGAAGCTGAAGAAAT GGACACAATGGATACCAAATTTGAAACAATTGAGGCTAGAATAACATCTATGCTTCCCCAACTCCAATCTGAGTGTGGCATTCTACAGAGAATAGTGTACAAAAATAAGAACCAGCACCGACGCTCTTCCTATTTCCAGCGTCTTTTGAAG GTGAGAAGGGATTTAAAACTCCTGCAATCAGCAAACTTGGAGGAGCTTGTAACATCATGCCTCCATGTTATCAAAGGAGATAAACCAAGGCAGAAAGTTATTCTTTTAGAGAG CTTAAAAAGGAGAAAATGTGATGGTGAAAAGCACAATTTTATGGAGCGATTGTTAGGAGCTGCACGCTTATTAGCTGAG ATGGTTGAACCAATACTCAAGGCTGCTTC TGAGGTATCGGTATTGTTTGCACAATCCTTTTTTATGGGATTTTCTCTTACAATAATGGCTTTGCTTGCACGTCTTCGAGTCTTGGTTCAACAA ATATTACTTGATGTTGTTTCATTGTTCAACATGGTTTCTTCTCTCTCTATAACCAAACAGTCAACAAAAATAACTCTTAATGGAATTGAG GTTTTTAGAGATTTCTATCCTCTTAGTGATGATTATATTACATTAGATTGTGTTTGGAATTCAGACAAGTTTATATTACACGAGAGGAtgcataaaaggaaaaatgaaagtCAAGCCGAGGACTCTAATGAACATGCCTCTGTCCAAACTTCAAATGTGAATTATAATAGTATTGACTCTTTTCTCGGGG ATGATCAGCTTGAGGGAGTGGAAGCTGTTGCTGCCAAAGAAGATCTCTGTCATGTAGATAATATGAATACTGATTTGTCGACTGACTCATCACAATTTGACACTAAGATGACTGTGTACCGTGAGGAAGGAGAAAATGAAGACACCACAAAAACCTCCATCAACGAATCTTCACAGCAAGCTGTTTTGCATACATCATCAAGGTCTTCTACCAATGATAAACTCCATTCTATGCCAAAGAAGGTGGCATTTGTCTCCATCAAGGATCTTACATTAACTCGACCCACATCTTAG